The following are from one region of the Zonotrichia leucophrys gambelii isolate GWCS_2022_RI chromosome 1A, RI_Zleu_2.0, whole genome shotgun sequence genome:
- the MEIG1 gene encoding meiosis expressed gene 1 protein homolog isoform X1, with product MVTQEEPDPPTCVEEKPSLGESSMSTKEALNTEDLKMPKDSEVTTEADIKPKSVRRAKTWSDVVENLYRFQQAGYRDEVEYKQVKQVEQVDFWPETGFVKKLQRRDNTFYYYNRQRECEDKDVRKVKIYVY from the exons ATGGTGACTCAAGAAGAGCCAGACCCACCCACATGTGTTGAAGAAAAACCTTCATTAGGTGAATCCAGCATGTCCACTAAAGAAGCACTTAACACTGAGGACTT GAAGATGCCTAAAGATTCTGAAGTCACGACTGAAGCTGACATCAAACCAAAATCTGTGCGTCGTGCCAAAACATGGTCAGATGTTGTAGAGAACTTATACAGATTTCAGCAAGCTGGATACAGAGATGAGGTGGAATATAAACAAGTAAAACAAGTTGAACAG GTGGATTTCTGGCCAGAAACTGGATTTGTTAAGAAACTCCAGAGAAGGGACAATACATTCTATTATTACAACAGGCAAAGAGAATGTGAAGACAAAGATGTCCGAAAAGTGAAAATTTATGTGTATTAG
- the MEIG1 gene encoding meiosis expressed gene 1 protein homolog isoform X2, protein MPKDSEVTTEADIKPKSVRRAKTWSDVVENLYRFQQAGYRDEVEYKQVKQVEQVDFWPETGFVKKLQRRDNTFYYYNRQRECEDKDVRKVKIYVY, encoded by the exons ATGCCTAAAGATTCTGAAGTCACGACTGAAGCTGACATCAAACCAAAATCTGTGCGTCGTGCCAAAACATGGTCAGATGTTGTAGAGAACTTATACAGATTTCAGCAAGCTGGATACAGAGATGAGGTGGAATATAAACAAGTAAAACAAGTTGAACAG GTGGATTTCTGGCCAGAAACTGGATTTGTTAAGAAACTCCAGAGAAGGGACAATACATTCTATTATTACAACAGGCAAAGAGAATGTGAAGACAAAGATGTCCGAAAAGTGAAAATTTATGTGTATTAG